One segment of Gloeomargarita sp. SRBZ-1_bins_9 DNA contains the following:
- the speA gene encoding biosynthetic arginine decarboxylase: MTTGGALTVTKMAADWSIEDSEELYRIRGWGDPYFSINAAGHVTVSPMGERGGSLDLFELVQALQKRNIQLPLLIRFPDILQNRIERLHACFAKAIARYNYNGVYRGVFPVKCNQQRHLVEALVRFGEPFHFGLEAGSKPELLIALSMLPAGQEDNPPLLICNGYKDREYIETAMLSRRLGHHTIIVLEQLAELELVIQTSRQLGIRPVLGVRAKLSTKGVGRWGNSAGERAKFGLTISEILETVERLRSEDLLDCLQLLHFHIGSQISAISVLKDALKEAGQIYTELMALGAPMGYLDVGGGLGVDYDGSKTNFYASVNYTMQNYANDVVAAIKDACVQKNLPVPTIISESGRALTAHQSVLVFNVLGTSEVWQGIPTPPDPSSHLVLKNLYETYSTIRPDNYQEAYHDATQFKDEAISLFNLGYLSLRERAEAERLYWACCQKILEITQQQDYVPDDLEDLPKTMASIYYINLSVFQSAPDTWAIDQLFPIMPIHRLNERPRCRGTLADLTCDSDGKIDRFIDLRDVKSWLELHPYRPGEPYYLGLFLGGAYQEIMGNLHNLFGDTNVVHIRLSPNGYQIEHVVKGDTLREVLGYVQYNADDLLEQLRRQSEAALQAKRITLEEAQRLLSHYEHSLNRYTYLSDGMA, encoded by the coding sequence GCCCTGCAAAAACGCAATATCCAATTGCCCCTGCTCATTCGTTTTCCCGACATCTTGCAAAACCGCATCGAGCGCCTCCATGCCTGCTTTGCCAAGGCCATTGCCCGCTATAACTACAACGGGGTTTACCGGGGGGTTTTTCCCGTCAAATGTAACCAACAGCGGCATCTCGTAGAGGCCCTGGTGCGCTTCGGTGAACCTTTCCACTTTGGCTTAGAAGCGGGGTCGAAACCGGAATTGTTGATTGCCCTTTCGATGCTACCGGCCGGTCAAGAGGACAACCCCCCCCTGTTGATCTGCAACGGCTACAAGGACCGGGAGTACATCGAAACTGCCATGCTCAGCCGCCGCCTGGGGCATCATACCATCATTGTCCTAGAGCAACTGGCGGAATTGGAATTGGTGATTCAGACCAGCCGACAACTGGGGATTCGTCCCGTGCTGGGGGTGCGGGCTAAACTCAGCACCAAGGGGGTCGGTCGCTGGGGCAACTCGGCGGGGGAACGGGCCAAATTCGGCTTGACCATCTCGGAAATTCTGGAAACCGTTGAGCGTCTCAGGAGCGAAGATTTACTCGATTGTTTGCAGCTGCTGCACTTCCATATTGGCTCGCAAATTTCCGCCATTAGCGTGCTCAAGGACGCCCTCAAAGAGGCGGGCCAAATTTATACCGAATTGATGGCCTTGGGGGCGCCAATGGGGTATTTGGACGTGGGGGGCGGCCTGGGGGTGGACTACGACGGCTCCAAAACCAATTTCTATGCCTCGGTCAACTACACCATGCAAAACTATGCCAATGATGTGGTGGCCGCCATTAAAGATGCCTGTGTACAGAAAAATTTGCCGGTGCCCACGATTATTAGTGAAAGTGGCCGGGCGTTGACAGCCCATCAGTCGGTGTTGGTGTTCAACGTGCTAGGGACGAGTGAAGTTTGGCAAGGCATCCCGACGCCCCCTGATCCGTCATCCCACCTAGTGTTGAAAAATCTCTACGAAACCTACAGTACCATTCGCCCAGATAACTATCAGGAGGCCTACCACGACGCCACCCAGTTCAAAGACGAGGCCATTAGCTTGTTTAACCTGGGGTATTTGAGTCTACGGGAACGGGCGGAAGCGGAACGGTTGTACTGGGCCTGCTGTCAAAAAATTCTGGAGATTACCCAGCAGCAGGATTACGTGCCCGATGACCTGGAAGACCTGCCCAAAACCATGGCGTCTATTTACTACATCAACCTGTCGGTATTTCAGTCGGCGCCAGACACCTGGGCCATTGACCAATTGTTTCCCATCATGCCGATCCACCGGTTGAATGAACGCCCCCGTTGTCGGGGAACCTTGGCGGATTTGACCTGCGACAGCGACGGTAAAATTGACCGGTTCATTGATTTACGGGATGTCAAATCCTGGCTGGAACTGCACCCCTACCGGCCCGGCGAACCCTATTACCTGGGGCTATTTCTCGGTGGGGCCTACCAAGAGATCATGGGGAATTTGCACAACCTGTTTGGCGATACCAATGTGGTGCATATCCGCCTGTCCCCGAATGGTTATCAAATTGAGCATGTGGTCAAAGGGGATACCCTGCGGGAGGTGCTGGGTTACGTGCAGTACAATGCCGACGACCTGTTGGAGCAGTTGCGTCGCCAAAGTGAAGCGGCCCTGCAAGCCAAACGCATTACTCTGGAGGAGGCCCAACGCCTGCTGTCCCACTACGAACACAGCTTGAACCGCTACACCTACCTCAGCGATGGCATGGCCTAG
- the tsaD gene encoding tRNA (adenosine(37)-N6)-threonylcarbamoyltransferase complex transferase subunit TsaD, giving the protein MTTVLAIETSCDETAVALVRDRQVLSEAVASQIRQHQAYGGVVPEIASRQHLEVINFLLAQVQAETGYRWSEIDGIAATCAPGLVGALNVGLAAAKTLAVLYRRPFLGIHHLEGHICAAYLTEPDLTPPFLCLLVSGGHTSLVAVRDWQTYVPLGQTRDDAVGEAFDKVARLLGLGYPGGPAIDRLAAQGNPQAFALPEGKISLPQGGYHPYDMSFSGLKTAVRRLVAQLPPPLPTADLAASFQYTVVQTLTHRAIRCALDHDLKTLVVAGGVAANRELRTTITQAAAAQGIRVVIPPMKYCTDNGAMIGCAAVMRLSRGQQSPLSLVGQSRLSLTEVARLYVA; this is encoded by the coding sequence GTGACCACCGTTTTAGCCATTGAAACCAGTTGCGACGAAACCGCTGTTGCCCTCGTGCGAGACCGGCAGGTGCTCTCAGAAGCAGTGGCCTCCCAAATTCGCCAGCATCAAGCCTATGGGGGAGTGGTGCCGGAGATTGCCTCCCGCCAGCATCTGGAGGTGATCAATTTTTTGCTCGCCCAAGTCCAGGCGGAAACAGGGTATCGCTGGAGTGAAATAGATGGCATCGCGGCGACCTGTGCACCGGGGCTGGTGGGGGCCTTGAACGTAGGACTTGCGGCGGCGAAAACCCTGGCCGTTCTGTACCGGCGACCGTTCTTGGGGATTCATCACCTGGAGGGCCACATTTGCGCCGCCTATCTCACGGAACCGGATTTGACGCCGCCATTTTTGTGCCTGCTGGTGTCTGGAGGCCATACCAGCCTGGTGGCGGTGCGGGACTGGCAAACCTATGTACCCCTTGGGCAAACCCGGGATGATGCGGTCGGCGAAGCCTTTGACAAGGTGGCGCGTCTGTTGGGGCTGGGGTATCCCGGCGGCCCGGCCATCGACCGCTTGGCAGCCCAGGGCAACCCCCAGGCCTTTGCGCTGCCGGAGGGGAAAATTTCCCTGCCCCAGGGCGGTTATCACCCCTACGACATGAGCTTTAGCGGCCTGAAAACCGCTGTCCGGCGGCTGGTGGCCCAACTCCCTCCCCCGTTGCCCACTGCCGATTTGGCCGCCAGTTTCCAGTACACCGTAGTCCAGACCCTGACCCACCGGGCCATCCGTTGCGCTTTGGATCACGACCTGAAAACCCTGGTGGTCGCCGGGGGGGTAGCCGCCAATCGGGAACTGCGGACCACCATCACCCAAGCCGCGGCAGCACAGGGCATCCGGGTGGTGATTCCCCCCATGAAGTACTGCACCGACAATGGGGCCATGATCGGCTGTGCGGCGGTCATGCGCCTGTCCCGGGGGCAGCAGTCCCCCTTGAGCTTGGTCGGCCAATCCCGCCTGTCCCTGACGGAAGTAGCCCGTCTCTATGTTGCCTAG
- a CDS encoding DUF3488 and transglutaminase-like domain-containing protein — protein MNWNLTDAHKVCTYALVAMAFAALVLANATHPVANGLFLLLGVASWFWEPPRIRWESYARLWLPLTVGVLVVLVGGTILLRANPLDAALYLLLYLTLAKLFQRERPEDYNQAMALSFLLLAATTVYTSDMLFGLIFALYVILGVVNFTLYHLRVQVREHPKAAAQSGRFGPRGLMALVWVGLATLVLSVGLFFLFPRIGLGFFGRGGAGQHQATRGFGEQVRLGEHGRLPQDTQVVMRVEFPEGRPPLLLPLYWRGVSFDRYDGQTWSRTRLDGELRVAQDQVVELRQPAAHLSLIRQDIYLEPSPHPVLFALHPLYRVRLPETAQGLRVQVGTLGETQQRAKIIRQRGRSLYVTRTGDVYYGYRGDVGYQYTAWSRPIFPSANDLRRVDMAQTLQQVAQAGLLDMYLQLPGDLNPRIRELAADVTRNAPTLFDKVEAIRRYLAESKTFAYTTDLPDPGAEPVLDAFLFTHRRGHCEYFATAMTVMLRSIGIPARLVNGYLGGRWNAYDRYLAVQAAHAHSWVEVPFAGYGWLTFDPTPPGPLPQAGNWWSDLLDALRFRWNKYVLDYDLDTQMETLQQVQSWLQLQPQKSAKALDMQMVRRTGAVLVLTLTGGLWGYRRRGRAWGWRDGLGLVVLTGVAGWVAEPLPWPWSGLLGGVAPPLAYCVARYLQEKRTNVGVPPVARLYLQLRQALVEQGFGITPEMGPLAVRRCLQTSYLPDRETGVHLINTYMDVRFGGRSLSPGEFRAYRQQLRRLLHRWRTWQGQKVLH, from the coding sequence ATGAACTGGAACCTGACAGACGCCCATAAGGTTTGTACTTACGCCCTAGTGGCTATGGCATTTGCCGCCCTGGTCCTGGCCAATGCTACCCATCCAGTGGCCAACGGCCTGTTTTTGCTGCTGGGGGTGGCAAGCTGGTTCTGGGAACCGCCCCGGATTCGCTGGGAGTCCTATGCCCGTCTCTGGCTGCCCTTGACGGTGGGGGTGCTGGTCGTTTTGGTGGGGGGGACCATTCTGTTGCGGGCTAATCCCCTGGATGCGGCGCTTTACTTGCTGCTTTATCTGACGCTGGCGAAATTATTTCAGCGGGAACGCCCGGAGGATTACAACCAGGCGATGGCTCTGTCGTTTTTGCTGTTGGCGGCAACCACGGTCTACACGAGCGATATGTTGTTTGGGTTGATCTTTGCCCTGTACGTGATTTTGGGGGTGGTGAACTTTACCCTATATCACTTGCGGGTACAGGTGCGGGAGCATCCCAAGGCGGCAGCCCAGTCTGGCCGGTTTGGCCCCCGAGGGTTGATGGCTTTGGTGTGGGTGGGGCTGGCGACGTTGGTGTTATCGGTGGGGTTGTTTTTCTTGTTTCCCCGGATTGGGTTGGGTTTTTTTGGCCGGGGGGGAGCTGGGCAGCACCAGGCAACCCGAGGGTTTGGGGAGCAGGTGCGGTTAGGGGAGCACGGGCGCTTGCCCCAGGATACCCAGGTGGTGATGCGGGTGGAGTTTCCCGAAGGCCGACCCCCTTTGCTCCTGCCCCTGTACTGGCGGGGGGTCAGTTTTGACCGCTATGACGGCCAGACATGGTCGCGCACCCGCTTGGATGGGGAATTGCGAGTGGCCCAAGACCAAGTGGTGGAACTGCGTCAACCGGCAGCCCATCTTTCCCTCATTCGCCAGGACATTTATTTGGAGCCGTCGCCCCATCCGGTGTTGTTTGCCCTCCATCCCCTGTACCGGGTGCGTCTGCCGGAGACAGCCCAAGGACTGCGGGTGCAGGTGGGAACCCTAGGGGAAACCCAGCAACGGGCGAAAATTATTCGGCAGCGGGGACGGTCGCTCTATGTAACCCGCACCGGCGATGTGTACTACGGCTATAGGGGCGATGTGGGTTATCAGTACACCGCCTGGAGTCGCCCGATTTTTCCTAGCGCCAACGATTTGCGCCGGGTGGACATGGCCCAGACCCTGCAACAGGTGGCCCAGGCGGGGCTGCTGGATATGTATTTGCAGTTACCCGGTGACCTGAACCCCAGGATTCGGGAACTGGCTGCCGATGTGACCCGCAACGCCCCAACCCTGTTTGACAAGGTCGAGGCGATTCGTCGTTATTTGGCCGAGTCTAAAACTTTCGCCTACACCACCGACCTGCCAGACCCGGGGGCTGAACCGGTCTTGGATGCCTTTTTATTTACCCACCGGCGGGGCCACTGCGAGTACTTTGCGACGGCCATGACGGTGATGTTACGCAGCATCGGGATTCCGGCGCGGTTGGTAAACGGTTATCTGGGGGGACGGTGGAATGCCTACGACCGGTATTTGGCTGTGCAAGCCGCCCATGCCCACAGTTGGGTGGAGGTGCCCTTTGCTGGTTACGGTTGGCTGACCTTTGACCCGACACCGCCCGGCCCCTTACCCCAGGCGGGGAACTGGTGGTCGGATTTACTGGATGCCCTGCGGTTCCGCTGGAACAAATATGTGCTGGATTATGACCTGGATACCCAAATGGAGACCCTGCAGCAGGTGCAGTCCTGGTTACAACTACAGCCCCAAAAGTCGGCGAAAGCCTTGGATATGCAGATGGTTAGGCGAACGGGGGCTGTACTGGTTCTCACCCTCACGGGCGGCTTGTGGGGATATCGCCGGCGGGGACGGGCGTGGGGCTGGCGAGACGGTTTGGGCTTGGTTGTACTGACCGGGGTGGCCGGTTGGGTGGCGGAACCCCTGCCCTGGCCCTGGAGTGGACTGTTGGGGGGCGTGGCGCCGCCGTTAGCCTACTGCGTGGCCCGCTATCTCCAGGAAAAACGGACAAACGTGGGTGTGCCTCCTGTAGCCCGTTTGTACTTGCAATTGCGGCAGGCGCTGGTGGAACAGGGGTTCGGGATCACGCCGGAGATGGGCCCCTTGGCCGTGCGCCGCTGTCTCCAAACCAGCTATCTACCGGACCGGGAAACAGGGGTGCACCTGATTAACACCTACATGGACGTCCGTTTTGGGGGGCGGTCCCTTAGCCCCGGGGAGTTCAGGGCCTATCGGCAGCAGTTGCGCCGTCTATTGCACCGGTGGCGAACCTGGCAAGGGCAGAAAGTCCTGCACTAG